AAATCTCCCCTTCCTGCGGGTCTTCCAGACGGTTGAGGAACCGGAGCAGGGTGCTCTTGCCCGCTCCGGAAGGGCCCATGATGACAAAAATTCCATCGCCCCCTATCGACAGATTCGCGCGGTCAAAAACAGCCACCTCCCCCGCCTGCGGGCTTTTTTTTCTGCATGAAATATTTTTCAGTTCAAATAAGGGCGTCATGACATTAATGTCAAATGTCAAAGTTCAAATTTCAAATGAAAAAACAATGCTAAAAAAACAATGTTAAATGGCTTACATCAGCCTCTCTTTGAGATAATTGATGAAAATATCAAAACCAGTTCTTGAACTTCTTGCCACAACCTCCGGCATTCCGTTTTCTTTTCCGGCACGGCAATCGCGATCATCCTCAACCAGTGCTTTGTTTCTTTTGATTCCTTCTTGCAAATGCCGATTTTGTGGTAAAAATCTTTTCTGGATTCAGCTCCGTCTGCTTCCATGTAATTGGCGCCTATGCTTGTTCCTGACCGGACAATTTGTCCAAGCAGAACACCGTTGATCTGATCCTTGGGCAGTGACTTTGCAAAAATGACGATCTCCTCACCAAATCGAGCGGTTCGTTCCTCCAAATCAAAAACTTTTTTGTCATTTGAACTTGTCGTTTCCTTTGACATTTGAAATTTGACATTTGTCATTTCTCATCCCC
The window above is part of the Deltaproteobacteria bacterium genome. Proteins encoded here:
- a CDS encoding four helix bundle protein is translated as MSKETTSSNDKKVFDLEERTARFGEEIVIFAKSLPKDQINGVLLGQIVRSGTSIGANYMEADGAESRKDFYHKIGICKKESKETKHWLRMIAIAVPEKKTECRRLWQEVQELVLIFSSIISKRG